One genomic region from Pseudoduganella lutea encodes:
- the pilQ gene encoding type IV pilus secretin PilQ produces the protein MIAMTTVRRLVALALAMACAGASNLAHAQVGNAIESVTASRQGTNVIVKIALEHAPVAAPAGFATANPPRIALDFGKTGNATGKTAQDIELGDLRSVNAVQAGDRSRLVFNLKRALNYATVVDGRNVILTIEGSGAAATALDARGVPAAAAAPVASTAPAKAAGKPALRAVDFRRGTGGEGRIVVDLLHNAVAVDVKQGPRGVTVDFLKTGLPETLRRRLDVTDFGTPVTRVTTAPQGDNVRLQVEATGLWEQNVYQSDTQLVIEVKPIKEDPNQLVQGTQGYRGEKVSFNFQSIEVRAALQAVADMSGLNIVSSDSVTGSLTLHLKDVPWDQALDVILQAKGLDMRKNGNVVWIAPKEELLTKEKLELEQRAQIADLEPLKSEIFQLNYQKAESFKLVFGLDGASDAKNRILSRRGSAIIEPRTNQLFVTDIPSRLEEVRKLISKTDIATKQVLIEARIVEANDGFTRNLGAKLGFADFKGTAGGNHALVGGNMTGVGRLTGQVASSDAANDFTNSQFINLPAAPINGVAAGSLAVSLFNSAANRFLNLELSALEADGTGKIISSPRVVTADKSVATIEQGLELPYQVATSSGATSIVFRKANLRLEVIPQITPDGNVVIDVDVNKDSVGAETRAGFAIDTKHVKTQVMVENGGTVVLGGIYQQTERNTVSKVPLLGDVPVLGNLFKTSSRTSEKTELLIFITPKIVADKLSAR, from the coding sequence ATGATCGCGATGACTACCGTGCGCCGCCTGGTGGCGCTGGCACTCGCAATGGCCTGCGCAGGCGCCAGCAACCTTGCCCATGCGCAGGTGGGCAATGCGATCGAATCTGTGACCGCCAGCCGGCAGGGCACGAACGTGATCGTGAAGATCGCGCTCGAGCATGCCCCCGTCGCGGCGCCGGCCGGTTTCGCCACCGCGAACCCGCCGCGCATCGCGCTCGATTTCGGCAAGACCGGCAATGCCACCGGCAAGACGGCGCAGGACATCGAGCTGGGTGACCTGCGCAGCGTGAACGCGGTGCAGGCGGGCGACCGCTCGCGTCTCGTGTTCAACCTGAAACGCGCACTCAATTACGCGACGGTGGTCGATGGCCGCAATGTGATCCTCACGATCGAAGGCTCCGGCGCAGCCGCCACCGCGCTCGATGCGCGCGGCGTTCCCGCCGCCGCCGCCGCTCCCGTTGCGTCCACGGCCCCGGCCAAGGCGGCCGGCAAGCCGGCATTGCGCGCGGTCGACTTCCGCCGCGGTACCGGCGGCGAAGGCCGCATCGTCGTCGACCTGCTTCACAATGCCGTCGCCGTCGATGTGAAGCAGGGTCCGAGGGGCGTCACCGTCGACTTCCTGAAGACGGGCCTGCCCGAAACACTGCGCCGCCGGCTGGACGTGACCGATTTCGGCACCCCGGTCACGCGCGTGACCACGGCCCCGCAGGGCGACAACGTGCGGCTGCAAGTCGAAGCGACCGGCCTGTGGGAACAGAACGTGTACCAGAGCGATACGCAACTGGTGATCGAAGTGAAGCCGATCAAGGAAGACCCGAACCAGCTGGTGCAGGGCACCCAGGGCTACCGGGGCGAGAAGGTATCGTTCAATTTCCAGAGCATCGAAGTGCGCGCCGCGCTGCAGGCGGTGGCCGACATGTCGGGCCTGAACATCGTGTCGTCCGACAGCGTGACGGGCAGCCTTACGCTGCACCTGAAGGACGTGCCGTGGGACCAGGCGCTGGACGTGATCCTGCAGGCCAAGGGCCTGGACATGCGCAAGAACGGCAACGTGGTCTGGATCGCGCCGAAGGAAGAGCTGCTGACGAAGGAAAAACTGGAACTGGAGCAGCGTGCGCAGATCGCCGACCTGGAACCGCTGAAGTCGGAGATCTTCCAGCTCAACTACCAGAAGGCGGAATCGTTCAAGCTGGTGTTCGGCCTGGATGGCGCCAGCGATGCGAAGAACCGCATCCTGTCGCGCCGCGGCAGCGCGATCATCGAGCCGCGCACCAACCAGTTGTTCGTCACCGACATCCCGTCCCGCCTGGAAGAAGTGCGCAAGCTCATTTCCAAGACCGACATCGCCACCAAACAGGTGCTGATCGAGGCCCGCATCGTCGAAGCCAACGACGGCTTCACGCGCAACCTGGGCGCCAAGCTGGGCTTCGCCGACTTCAAGGGCACGGCGGGCGGCAACCACGCGCTCGTCGGCGGCAACATGACCGGGGTAGGCCGGTTGACGGGCCAGGTGGCATCGTCCGACGCGGCCAACGACTTCACCAACAGCCAGTTCATCAACCTGCCGGCGGCGCCGATCAACGGCGTGGCGGCGGGCAGCCTGGCGGTCAGCCTGTTCAACTCGGCGGCCAACCGTTTCCTGAACCTGGAACTGTCGGCGCTGGAAGCCGATGGCACGGGCAAGATCATTTCCAGCCCGCGCGTGGTCACGGCCGACAAGTCGGTGGCCACGATCGAGCAGGGCCTCGAGCTGCCGTACCAGGTGGCCACCAGCAGCGGGGCCACGTCGATCGTGTTCCGCAAGGCCAACCTGCGCCTCGAAGTGATCCCGCAGATCACGCCGGACGGCAACGTGGTCATCGACGTCGACGTCAACAAGGACAGCGTGGGCGCCGAAACCCGTGCCGGCTTCGCGATCGACACCAAGCACGTGAAGACGCAGGTGATGGTGGAAAACGGCGGCACCGTCGTGTTGGGCGGTATCTACCAGCAGACCGAGCGCAACACGGTCTCGAAGGTGCCGCTGCTGGGCGACGTGCCCGTGCTCGGCAACCTGTTCAAGACCAGCAGCCGCACGAGCGAGAAAACCGAATTGCTCATCTTCATCACGCCCAAGATCGTCGCCGACAAGCTTTCCGCCCGCTGA
- a CDS encoding pilus assembly protein PilP, whose amino-acid sequence MTMLLAASLAALLTGCGDRDEQEVRQWMKEVDATTRVAVKPLAEPKTFVPFAYASVNEADPFNPNKLLTDRAGARPGTGVAPDTNRRKEFLEGFPLDTMRMVGMLKKGRTVVALLQIDRSVYQVQAGQRLGQNFGLVTSVTESAVDVKETVQDASGEWVERIATLELQESKENTQ is encoded by the coding sequence ATGACCATGCTGCTCGCCGCATCGCTGGCCGCGCTGTTGACCGGATGTGGCGACCGCGACGAACAGGAAGTGCGCCAGTGGATGAAGGAAGTGGACGCGACGACGCGCGTGGCCGTCAAGCCGCTGGCCGAACCGAAGACGTTCGTGCCGTTCGCCTACGCGTCGGTCAACGAGGCCGACCCGTTCAACCCGAACAAGCTGCTGACCGACCGCGCCGGTGCACGCCCCGGCACCGGCGTGGCGCCGGACACGAACCGGCGCAAGGAATTCCTCGAGGGCTTTCCCCTCGATACGATGCGGATGGTGGGCATGCTGAAGAAGGGCCGCACCGTCGTGGCCCTGCTGCAGATCGACCGCTCCGTCTATCAGGTGCAGGCCGGACAGCGCCTGGGCCAGAACTTCGGCCTCGTGACGTCGGTGACCGAAAGCGCCGTCGACGTGAAGGAAACGGTACAGGATGCGAGCGGCGAATGGGTCGAACGCATCGCCACGCTGGAACTGCAGGAAAGCAAGGAGAATACCCAATGA
- a CDS encoding type 4a pilus biogenesis protein PilO: MKQLAGSLGAQFQGLNGVHPGQWPLAPRILCGIGVACGMLVLGYFGYWSSQFEEQEAGAAQEQQLREQYRMKTAQAINLDALTAQKAQVDRYVVRLEKQLPSKAEMAALLSDINQAGVGRGLQFELFKPGQVVARDYYAELPIDIKVTGNYHDIGAFAGDMANLPRIVTLNNLELVTNKDGALTLNAVAKTFRYLDGDEIAAQKKAAADKKKGARK, encoded by the coding sequence ATGAAACAATTGGCAGGCTCGCTCGGCGCCCAGTTCCAGGGGCTCAATGGCGTGCACCCCGGCCAGTGGCCGCTGGCGCCGCGCATCCTGTGCGGCATCGGCGTGGCGTGCGGCATGCTGGTGCTGGGTTACTTCGGCTACTGGAGCAGCCAGTTCGAAGAGCAGGAGGCGGGTGCCGCCCAGGAGCAGCAGCTGCGCGAGCAATACCGCATGAAGACGGCGCAGGCGATCAACCTCGATGCGCTGACGGCGCAGAAGGCGCAGGTCGACCGCTACGTGGTGCGCCTCGAGAAGCAGCTGCCCAGCAAGGCCGAGATGGCCGCGCTGCTGTCCGACATCAACCAGGCCGGCGTCGGCCGCGGCCTGCAGTTCGAGCTGTTCAAGCCGGGCCAGGTCGTGGCCCGCGACTACTATGCCGAGCTGCCGATCGACATCAAGGTCACCGGCAACTACCACGACATCGGCGCATTCGCTGGCGACATGGCGAACCTGCCCCGCATCGTGACGTTGAACAACCTGGAACTGGTGACCAACAAGGATGGCGCGCTGACGCTGAACGCGGTCGCCAAGACCTTCCGCTACCTCGACGGGGACGAAATCGCCGCGCAAAAGAAGGCAGCGGCCGACAAGAAGAAGGGTGCCAGGAAATGA